A single genomic interval of Peribacillus sp. FSL H8-0477 harbors:
- a CDS encoding MFS transporter has product MSTNLASSIPIIEAPKEKLSLKEKISYGFGDFGNGFMFDLGQLYLLKFLTDVAGIHAAAAGMIFLVSKLFAAVADPIVGSSIDYRKNIGKRGKFRPYLVFGSLALAFITVLLFISPDFSYTGKLVYAYGIYMIWGVAYSFTNIPYGSLAAAMTQDAEDRTSLATFRQIGSLGALLITSIVVMPLVVQFENPSVGFPVTMGIMCVIGIISFYICFRNTKERNVCTAPPTEKLSFKSIFKTFVQNKPLLTLVLMTIFSISAYNIKSALLIYFAQYNLGSVTLVASMSFIIIGSSFLGVIMMPKLVARFGKKNTAMLGFAICIVADLINFCIPTNIYSFTILSAIAFIGISIPNGITWAFVSDIIDYGEWVSGERKEATTYSLFNFSRKLAQSLAGFISGIGLSLIGYIPNVAQSAGTLLGIKGLLTLYPAVTLTFALIIIGTLYKLTDEKHAEIILDLKSRHV; this is encoded by the coding sequence ATGAGTACAAATCTTGCTTCAAGCATACCCATTATAGAGGCACCTAAAGAAAAGCTAAGTTTAAAAGAAAAAATATCGTATGGTTTCGGTGATTTTGGTAACGGTTTCATGTTTGACTTAGGTCAGTTGTACCTGTTGAAATTCTTAACGGATGTCGCGGGTATCCATGCAGCAGCGGCGGGAATGATTTTCTTAGTCAGTAAATTGTTCGCAGCCGTAGCCGATCCAATTGTTGGTTCATCGATTGATTATCGGAAAAACATTGGGAAGCGTGGTAAGTTCAGACCGTATTTAGTATTTGGCAGTTTGGCGTTAGCCTTTATCACCGTTTTACTGTTCATTTCGCCTGACTTTTCTTATACAGGAAAACTCGTGTATGCGTATGGAATTTATATGATCTGGGGAGTTGCCTACTCCTTTACCAATATTCCTTATGGATCACTAGCAGCAGCGATGACGCAGGATGCGGAAGATCGAACATCGCTTGCAACGTTCAGACAAATCGGTTCACTAGGCGCATTATTGATTACAAGCATTGTGGTTATGCCGTTGGTCGTTCAATTCGAAAACCCAAGTGTCGGATTCCCTGTTACGATGGGCATTATGTGTGTAATTGGGATTATCAGCTTCTATATTTGTTTCCGCAATACGAAGGAAAGGAATGTATGTACAGCACCTCCAACTGAAAAACTATCGTTCAAGTCTATTTTTAAAACATTTGTTCAAAACAAACCGCTGTTAACGCTCGTGCTGATGACTATTTTTTCAATCTCTGCTTATAATATTAAATCAGCGTTATTAATCTATTTTGCTCAATATAATTTAGGCAGTGTTACGCTAGTTGCTAGTATGAGTTTCATCATTATTGGTTCTTCTTTCTTAGGTGTCATCATGATGCCTAAACTTGTCGCAAGATTTGGAAAGAAGAATACAGCGATGCTCGGATTCGCGATTTGTATTGTGGCCGATTTAATCAATTTCTGTATTCCAACAAATATCTATTCATTTACGATTCTATCAGCAATTGCTTTCATTGGAATCAGTATTCCAAACGGCATTACATGGGCCTTTGTTTCCGATATCATTGATTATGGAGAATGGGTGTCAGGAGAGCGGAAAGAAGCAACAACGTATTCATTATTTAATTTTTCACGAAAATTAGCACAATCGCTAGCAGGTTTCATTTCTGGTATTGGTCTAAGTTTGATCGGTTATATCCCCAATGTGGCCCAATCAGCCGGAACTCTGTTAGGCATTAAAGGGCTGCTGACCCTTTATCCAGCCGTAACGTTGACGTTTGCTTTGATTATTATTGGAACATTGTATAAATTAACAGACGAAAAACATGCCGAAATCATCCTGGATCTTAAATCAAGACACGTATAA
- the uxaC gene encoding glucuronate isomerase, whose translation MKAFMGENFLLSTDTAVELYHTYAKDMPIIDYHCHLSPKEIYENKRFKNITEAWLYGDHYKWRLMRANGISEECVTGNADDYEKFLAWAKTVPMTIGNPLYNWTHLELQRFFDVHELLNEKSAPEIWEKVNGLLQGENFGARDLIVKSNVNVVCTTDDPIDSLEYHQLLQKDQDFNVSVYPSFRPDKGLAINLPGYLEWVNQLAKVSEQQIEDYDNFLKALESRVRFFHEVGGRVSDHALDVIVYEEGTKEEVASIFANVLQGGEITKEEERKYRTYTLNFLGGLYAELGWTMQFHINALRNNNDRMFNVLGPDTGYDSMNDDGIAKPLVSILNAMEKENSLPKTILYSLNPNDNPIIASIINSFQDGKTPGKIQFGPAWWFNDSKEGMIDQMKALANVGLFTRFLGMLTDSRSFLSYTRHEYFRRILCQLIGEWVENGEVPNDMELLGSIVQGISYDNANTYFGFE comes from the coding sequence ATGAAAGCCTTTATGGGAGAGAATTTTTTACTATCCACAGATACTGCGGTTGAACTTTACCATACCTATGCAAAGGATATGCCGATTATTGACTATCATTGTCACTTGAGCCCTAAAGAGATTTATGAGAATAAGAGATTCAAGAACATCACGGAAGCTTGGCTGTACGGAGATCATTATAAATGGCGGTTAATGAGAGCAAATGGGATTTCTGAGGAATGTGTGACAGGGAATGCCGATGATTATGAGAAGTTTCTGGCATGGGCCAAAACGGTACCAATGACCATCGGAAATCCGTTGTATAACTGGACGCACTTAGAGTTACAACGTTTTTTTGATGTGCATGAACTGTTAAATGAAAAAAGTGCTCCGGAGATTTGGGAAAAAGTAAATGGTTTGCTGCAAGGGGAGAACTTTGGTGCAAGAGATTTAATAGTGAAATCAAATGTTAACGTCGTCTGTACAACCGACGACCCAATCGATTCACTAGAGTATCATCAGTTATTACAAAAAGATCAAGACTTTAATGTAAGCGTTTACCCTAGTTTCCGCCCAGATAAGGGCTTAGCCATTAATCTGCCAGGTTATCTTGAGTGGGTCAATCAATTGGCAAAGGTATCTGAACAGCAAATTGAAGATTACGATAATTTTCTGAAGGCTTTAGAATCTCGGGTCCGCTTTTTCCATGAAGTTGGCGGCAGAGTATCCGATCATGCGCTCGATGTCATTGTGTATGAAGAAGGGACGAAAGAAGAGGTTGCCTCGATTTTCGCTAACGTCCTGCAAGGCGGGGAAATCACGAAAGAAGAAGAAAGAAAATATCGGACGTATACCCTGAATTTCTTAGGCGGGTTATATGCGGAGCTCGGATGGACGATGCAATTCCATATCAATGCGCTTCGTAATAATAATGACCGGATGTTTAATGTGCTGGGGCCAGATACAGGCTATGATTCGATGAATGATGATGGCATCGCGAAGCCGCTTGTCTCCATTCTTAATGCTATGGAAAAAGAAAATAGCTTACCAAAAACGATTCTCTATTCCTTGAATCCAAATGATAATCCAATCATCGCAAGTATTATTAATAGTTTCCAAGATGGAAAGACACCTGGAAAGATCCAGTTTGGTCCAGCATGGTGGTTTAATGATTCGAAGGAAGGCATGATTGATCAAATGAAGGCACTTGCGAATGTAGGTCTCTTTACCCGTTTTCTTGGGATGCTGACGGATTCGAGAAGCTTTCTCTCTTATACAAGACATGAGTATTTCAGAAGAATTCTTTGCCAGCTGATAGGTGAATGGGTTGAAAATGGAGAGGTGCCAAATGATATGGAACTATTGGGAAGTATCGTGCAAGGGATTTCTTATGATAATGCCAATACCTATTTTGGATTTGAGTAA
- a CDS encoding DUF2238 domain-containing protein, giving the protein MLKEKGSKLHLLLLVVVLAVLIWSLIKPHGYLIWTMEALPAIVALIILLATYKRFRLTTLSYFIIALLSITTFIGAHYTYTKVPFFNWLKDHFELNRNHYDRFGHFLKGLLAIVLREITIRKTPLKKGPWLTAITLSYILAISALYEIIEWLASVISKGGKASEEFLGSQGDRWDAQWDMSLTFLGAILALIFLSKLHNKLLKKKNVDID; this is encoded by the coding sequence TTGCTTAAAGAAAAGGGTAGTAAGCTTCATTTATTATTGTTAGTGGTCGTACTTGCTGTTTTGATTTGGTCCCTTATTAAGCCACACGGTTACTTAATCTGGACAATGGAAGCACTCCCGGCGATTGTGGCACTCATTATTCTCCTGGCTACCTACAAGCGGTTTCGTCTCACGACATTATCCTATTTCATTATTGCATTACTTTCAATTACGACATTCATCGGTGCTCACTATACGTACACAAAAGTTCCGTTCTTTAATTGGCTTAAAGATCATTTTGAGTTAAACCGGAATCACTATGACCGGTTCGGACACTTTCTAAAAGGGTTACTCGCCATCGTACTTAGAGAAATCACCATCCGTAAAACACCACTTAAGAAAGGTCCGTGGTTAACCGCAATTACATTGAGTTATATCCTTGCTATCTCAGCACTGTATGAAATCATCGAATGGCTGGCGTCTGTCATTTCAAAAGGCGGGAAAGCTTCAGAAGAATTTTTAGGATCACAAGGCGACCGGTGGGATGCACAATGGGATATGTCCCTAACCTTCCTCGGCGCCATTCTCGCCCTGATTTTCCTCTCGAAACTCCATAATAAACTGTTAAAAAAAAAGAATGTGGATATCGATTAG
- a CDS encoding formyltransferase family protein — MKITLILDSKDSWFVDHAKKLQLILKKEHTTEIIYNFNEMTKGDIAFFLSVTKICPPEKLALHTHNIVIHASDLPKGKGWSPMPWQIIEGKNEIALSLFEAAEKVDSGVIYIKDKVVYEGHELIDELREKMAAKMSEMAVNYVEHYDTITGEEQIGEETFYQKRTPHDSELDITQSLLQQFNLLRTIDNERYPAFFYKDGFKYLLKISKES, encoded by the coding sequence ATGAAGATAACACTTATTCTAGATTCTAAAGATAGCTGGTTTGTTGACCATGCCAAAAAACTTCAATTGATCTTGAAGAAAGAACATACTACCGAAATCATATACAACTTTAACGAAATGACGAAAGGTGATATCGCTTTTTTTCTAAGTGTGACTAAAATCTGCCCTCCTGAAAAGTTAGCATTACACACTCATAATATTGTCATCCATGCGAGTGATTTGCCAAAGGGAAAAGGCTGGTCCCCCATGCCATGGCAAATCATCGAGGGTAAAAATGAAATCGCACTTTCGTTATTTGAAGCAGCAGAAAAAGTGGACAGCGGGGTGATCTACATTAAGGATAAAGTGGTATATGAGGGACATGAATTAATTGATGAACTGCGAGAAAAAATGGCCGCTAAAATGAGCGAAATGGCAGTGAATTATGTCGAACACTATGACACCATAACTGGAGAAGAACAAATCGGCGAGGAGACCTTTTATCAAAAGAGAACCCCACATGATAGCGAGTTGGACATTACTCAATCCCTTCTCCAGCAATTCAATCTTTTAAGAACCATTGACAATGAAAGATACCCTGCCTTCTTTTACAAAGACGGGTTCAAATATCTATTGAAAATATCTAAAGAATCCTAA
- a CDS encoding Gfo/Idh/MocA family protein, whose product MSNILRVGIIGAGGIARNVHLPNYKKHNDKVKVAAITDVVRGNAEVLAIEFGIDHVFSDYKEMLETVELDAVSICTPNKFHAAATIAALEADCHVICEKPPAMTVEEAELMAHTAQKMGKILTYGFNFRHTEEVSALKKYIQADELGEIYAARVHAIRRRGIPGWGVFTNKELQGGGPLIDIGVHMLDTALYLMDYPEPDTVFGVAYQKLGNKKGVGLFGEWDWEKFSVEDMVRGMITFTNGSSIIIETAFAANIQQHEEMSVVLMGDKGGADVFPLKIYQEKHDTLVDVTPTYLPKNRDHPLQMERFIQSCIAGEPPISTPKQGVILQKIINGLYESADKGEAIKLNNPAED is encoded by the coding sequence ATGAGTAATATCCTTCGAGTTGGCATAATCGGGGCAGGGGGAATTGCAAGAAATGTTCATCTCCCGAATTATAAGAAACACAACGATAAAGTAAAAGTGGCGGCTATTACAGATGTCGTAAGAGGAAATGCTGAGGTACTGGCTATTGAGTTTGGTATTGATCATGTTTTTAGTGATTATAAGGAAATGTTGGAGACCGTCGAACTAGATGCGGTGAGTATTTGTACTCCTAATAAATTTCATGCGGCTGCGACTATCGCTGCCTTAGAAGCAGACTGCCATGTAATCTGTGAAAAGCCGCCGGCGATGACGGTTGAAGAAGCTGAATTAATGGCTCATACGGCTCAGAAGATGGGGAAAATCCTAACCTATGGATTTAATTTCAGACACACGGAAGAAGTTAGTGCACTGAAGAAATATATTCAGGCCGATGAATTAGGTGAGATTTATGCAGCAAGAGTTCATGCCATCAGAAGACGGGGCATTCCTGGATGGGGAGTCTTTACCAATAAAGAATTACAGGGCGGCGGTCCGCTTATTGACATAGGTGTGCATATGCTGGATACAGCTTTATACTTAATGGACTACCCTGAACCAGACACGGTATTTGGGGTTGCCTATCAAAAGCTTGGAAACAAAAAGGGTGTAGGCCTATTTGGAGAGTGGGACTGGGAAAAATTCTCGGTAGAAGACATGGTACGCGGCATGATTACGTTTACCAATGGTTCTTCCATAATTATAGAAACGGCTTTTGCGGCTAATATTCAACAACATGAAGAGATGAGTGTTGTGCTAATGGGGGATAAGGGCGGGGCAGACGTATTTCCTTTGAAAATCTATCAGGAAAAACATGATACGCTCGTAGACGTAACCCCTACCTACCTTCCCAAAAACCGCGACCATCCGCTCCAGATGGAACGGTTTATACAGAGCTGCATCGCAGGCGAACCGCCTATCAGTACACCGAAACAGGGAGTGATTCTACAAAAAATCATTAACGGACTGTATGAATCCGCTGATAAAGGTGAAGCGATAAAACTTAATAATCCAGCAGAGGATTGA
- a CDS encoding Gfo/Idh/MocA family protein gives MINVALLSRWHVHANDYEKEIRENENFSVQVVWDEEAERGSKWAEELGVRFEQDLQKVLTDSSIDAVVINTPTSMHKEVILAAAKNHKHIFTEKVLAFSLEDCQEIYQTVEEHGVKLVVSLPRLTKDYYLYAQKVVDEGLLGTLTMIRCRLAHNGAVPVNQETSGWLPERFFDKELCGGGSLIDLGAHPIYLTNRLAGPVSALHARLQQTKQLGVDDSAVVLLEYTSGALGVIETSFLSQGSPFQLELYGTHGTLLIEDEEIRLLKDGGVMSIEKSDSLPMPIEQWGALIKAGTPSTITKEDVINLTVINEAAALSHQRKCRVEIKDIVGESDE, from the coding sequence ATGATTAATGTAGCTTTATTAAGCAGATGGCATGTTCATGCCAATGATTATGAAAAAGAAATACGGGAGAATGAAAATTTTTCCGTTCAAGTTGTATGGGATGAAGAAGCGGAACGTGGTAGTAAGTGGGCAGAAGAACTGGGTGTCCGATTTGAACAGGATTTACAAAAGGTTTTGACGGATTCTTCTATTGACGCTGTCGTGATTAATACGCCTACTAGTATGCATAAGGAAGTCATACTAGCTGCAGCAAAGAATCACAAACATATTTTCACTGAAAAGGTATTGGCTTTTTCACTAGAAGATTGTCAGGAAATCTATCAAACAGTAGAAGAGCATGGAGTAAAGTTGGTTGTCTCTTTACCTAGATTGACGAAGGATTATTACTTATATGCTCAAAAAGTGGTAGATGAAGGGCTGCTTGGTACGTTAACGATGATTCGCTGTCGGCTTGCTCATAATGGAGCGGTACCGGTTAACCAAGAAACCTCAGGGTGGCTGCCAGAACGGTTTTTTGATAAGGAATTATGCGGGGGAGGTTCATTAATCGATTTAGGTGCACATCCCATCTATTTAACCAATCGTTTAGCTGGTCCTGTGTCCGCACTTCATGCACGGTTACAGCAAACCAAACAATTGGGCGTGGATGACAGCGCTGTCGTTTTACTCGAATATACATCGGGTGCGCTTGGGGTGATTGAAACTAGTTTTCTATCACAGGGAAGTCCTTTTCAATTAGAGTTATACGGCACCCATGGAACACTGCTTATTGAAGATGAAGAGATTCGGTTACTAAAGGACGGCGGGGTGATGTCTATAGAAAAATCGGACTCATTACCAATGCCGATTGAACAATGGGGAGCACTTATTAAGGCTGGTACACCTTCAACAATTACTAAAGAAGATGTGATTAACTTGACCGTCATAAATGAAGCCGCTGCTTTATCACATCAACGGAAGTGTAGAGTGGAAATTAAGGATATCGTGGGGGAATCAGATGAGTAA
- a CDS encoding Gfo/Idh/MocA family protein, translated as MTGKLRVGIIGCGGIAHGKHLPSLKKLENVKLVAFCDIDLAKAEKAAKEYGTPDAAVYEDYKELLANPSIDVVHVLTPNISHAEISIDALEADKHVMCEKPMAKTYQEAKQMADTAERTGKKLTIGYNNRFRPDSQHLYKVCQQGELGDVYFAKAHAIRRRAVPTWGVFLDEEKQGGGPLIDIGTHALDLTLWMMDNYQPKSVMGNVYHQLGKKKDAANAWGPWDPEKFTVEDSAFGFITMQNGATIVLEASWALNSLDIDESKCSLSGTEGGADMKGGLRINGEKFSKLYQTNVELNAGGVAFYDGKSESDADLEARLWIECLINDTEPIVKPEQALVVTQILEAIYESAKTGKAVYFE; from the coding sequence ATGACAGGAAAATTACGTGTAGGAATTATTGGGTGCGGCGGTATTGCCCACGGTAAGCATTTGCCAAGTCTTAAAAAATTGGAGAATGTAAAGTTAGTAGCCTTTTGTGATATTGATTTAGCAAAAGCTGAAAAAGCCGCTAAGGAGTATGGAACCCCTGATGCAGCTGTCTATGAAGACTATAAGGAATTATTAGCCAATCCATCCATCGATGTGGTTCATGTTTTGACACCTAATATTTCACATGCTGAAATTTCAATTGACGCTTTGGAAGCGGACAAGCATGTGATGTGTGAGAAACCGATGGCGAAGACGTATCAAGAAGCGAAACAAATGGCTGATACAGCTGAACGGACAGGTAAAAAACTAACCATTGGCTATAATAATCGCTTTAGACCCGATAGCCAGCATTTATACAAAGTATGTCAGCAGGGTGAGTTAGGGGACGTGTATTTTGCTAAAGCACATGCCATCCGTCGTCGCGCGGTCCCAACCTGGGGAGTATTTTTAGATGAAGAGAAACAGGGTGGAGGCCCGCTGATTGATATTGGGACACATGCACTCGATTTAACTCTATGGATGATGGATAATTACCAACCAAAATCGGTGATGGGAAATGTCTATCATCAATTGGGGAAAAAGAAAGACGCAGCCAATGCTTGGGGTCCATGGGATCCAGAAAAGTTTACAGTGGAAGATTCCGCATTTGGATTTATAACGATGCAAAATGGCGCAACAATTGTTTTAGAGGCAAGCTGGGCATTGAATTCACTGGATATTGATGAATCAAAATGTTCCCTGAGTGGCACTGAAGGTGGTGCAGATATGAAGGGCGGATTGCGAATAAATGGAGAAAAGTTCAGCAAATTATATCAAACCAATGTGGAATTAAATGCCGGCGGTGTAGCGTTTTATGACGGCAAGTCAGAAAGTGATGCTGACCTAGAAGCAAGACTCTGGATAGAGTGCCTCATCAATGATACAGAGCCTATCGTCAAACCAGAACAAGCCCTGGTAGTCACTCAAATTCTTGAAGCAATCTATGAATCAGCTAAAACAGGTAAAGCTGTTTATTTTGAATAG
- a CDS encoding carbohydrate ABC transporter permease, whose product MNAKVKKRVNVTFTHIILIIVSLLFILPFIWMVSTSLKPITQVFTFPIEWIPDPFQWMNYLDAIEYIPFFTYLKNTVVITVLSTLGVIISCPLVAYSFAKLEWRGKNVLFVITIAVMMIPSQVTMIPLFLLFNKIGWVGTPLPLIVPAFFGVPFSIFLLRQFFMGLPDTLRDAAKIDGASEFRIYWQIMLPLAKPAILAVGLFQFMGSWTDFMGPLLYLTDEAQYTLSLGLQQFQSQMGTEWGLMMAVATMMTIPIIILFFFLQKTFIKGITFSGIK is encoded by the coding sequence ATGAATGCAAAAGTTAAAAAAAGAGTTAACGTTACGTTTACCCATATCATTTTAATCATCGTTTCATTGTTATTCATTCTCCCGTTTATATGGATGGTATCTACTTCCTTAAAACCAATCACGCAGGTTTTCACATTCCCAATTGAGTGGATTCCAGATCCATTTCAATGGATGAATTATCTTGATGCAATCGAGTACATTCCTTTTTTTACGTATCTGAAAAATACCGTTGTTATTACGGTCTTAAGTACATTGGGCGTGATTATTTCTTGTCCGCTTGTTGCCTATAGTTTTGCCAAGCTTGAGTGGAGGGGCAAAAACGTGTTATTCGTCATCACGATTGCAGTAATGATGATTCCCTCTCAAGTGACCATGATTCCTTTGTTTTTACTATTTAATAAAATCGGCTGGGTTGGCACACCACTGCCGCTGATTGTTCCTGCTTTCTTTGGGGTTCCATTCTCTATTTTCTTACTTAGACAGTTTTTCATGGGGCTGCCTGATACCTTAAGAGATGCAGCCAAAATAGACGGTGCTAGTGAGTTTCGTATTTATTGGCAAATTATGCTCCCGTTAGCCAAGCCTGCCATCCTCGCTGTGGGGTTGTTCCAATTCATGGGAAGCTGGACAGACTTTATGGGGCCATTACTCTATTTAACCGATGAAGCGCAATATACACTTTCATTAGGACTTCAGCAGTTCCAAAGTCAAATGGGGACAGAGTGGGGGTTGATGATGGCCGTTGCCACGATGATGACGATTCCAATCATTATCTTATTCTTCTTTTTACAAAAAACCTTTATTAAAGGGATTACCTTTAGCGGAATTAAATAG
- a CDS encoding carbohydrate ABC transporter permease, whose translation MAQVTTRKKTPIPPTIRKPFRKSSLNGWLFASPWIIGLLLFYAYPLLSSMYYSLTTYSILDAGEFVGFKNYGELFHDDLFWKSISNTIYFAVFFVPLSILFGVSLAMMLNMKVKGLAIYRTIFFLPTLVPQVALAVLWMWLLNPGFGLVNGMLDSIGIQGPNWLGSMSWSKPSLILMSLWTIGQPVIIYLAGLGDISEEYYEAAEVDGASWFQKTRHITLPLLTPVIFYNLVMGLIGAFQQFTLPYTMTQGQGTPANSLTFYVMHMYDNAFKYFKMGYGSAMAWILFVIIMILTAIIFSTSKRWVHYQGE comes from the coding sequence TTGGCACAAGTAACGACAAGAAAAAAAACGCCCATTCCACCAACAATAAGAAAACCGTTTAGAAAATCATCGTTGAATGGGTGGCTTTTTGCTTCTCCTTGGATAATTGGATTATTACTATTCTATGCGTATCCATTACTCTCATCGATGTATTACAGCCTGACCACCTATAGCATTTTAGATGCAGGTGAATTTGTCGGTTTTAAAAATTATGGCGAACTTTTTCATGATGATTTATTTTGGAAATCTATTTCAAATACGATTTATTTCGCGGTATTTTTTGTACCTTTAAGTATTTTGTTCGGTGTCTCTCTGGCTATGATGCTAAATATGAAGGTGAAGGGGTTAGCCATTTACCGGACGATTTTCTTTCTGCCTACCCTTGTTCCACAGGTAGCATTAGCCGTTTTATGGATGTGGCTTCTTAATCCCGGATTTGGTCTGGTGAATGGCATGCTGGATTCGATTGGAATCCAGGGACCTAATTGGCTGGGCAGTATGAGCTGGTCTAAACCATCGCTTATTCTCATGTCGCTTTGGACCATAGGGCAGCCGGTTATTATCTATCTTGCGGGTCTTGGGGATATTTCAGAGGAATATTATGAAGCTGCCGAAGTAGATGGTGCTAGTTGGTTTCAAAAAACTAGACATATTACCCTCCCCTTATTGACACCCGTTATTTTTTATAACTTGGTTATGGGGTTAATCGGCGCGTTTCAACAGTTTACTTTGCCGTATACGATGACCCAGGGACAAGGGACTCCAGCTAACTCCTTAACCTTTTATGTTATGCATATGTATGATAATGCCTTTAAGTATTTCAAAATGGGATATGGTTCGGCGATGGCATGGATTCTTTTCGTTATCATTATGATTCTAACAGCCATCATATTCAGTACATCTAAACGATGGGTCCACTACCAAGGAGAATAG
- a CDS encoding ABC transporter substrate-binding protein gives MGFKHRVLYKLSSLMFVFVLVLAGCSSDEKVEGDKDGKTTITFWHSTTSETAKGTANVIKAFEKQNPDIKVKSVYIANQGEGSNEKLLTSIAGGNPPDAAYFDRFEVASWAAKGSLEDLSELAAADGIKKENYYPYTWDEASYEGKLYGIPTTTDARLVFYNKDHFKEVGLDPENPPKTIKELEDAAAKLTIKDGKRFKRIGFIPWYAQGWFYGWGWTYGGDFYDKETKTVTANDPKNVEALEWITDFAKKYDVEDISGVTDSQGSGAMDPFLTGQISMKVSGNFNVASIDMYKPDLNYGVFPIPTPTGTDHTTWSGGWSVVIPKGAKKKEAAWKFLKFFGEEEGQKLFSESSRDFSAIESVNIDLGYADDPIFKEFIDILPNSKSRPVMTEGSLYWNELQTAVENSTRGKGTPKENLDKVNKTVTDALAK, from the coding sequence ATGGGGTTTAAACATCGCGTTCTTTATAAATTATCTAGTCTTATGTTTGTCTTTGTTCTTGTATTAGCGGGTTGTTCTTCTGATGAAAAAGTTGAGGGAGATAAGGATGGAAAAACAACCATTACCTTTTGGCATTCTACCACTTCTGAAACGGCTAAAGGGACGGCAAATGTTATTAAAGCATTTGAAAAACAGAATCCTGATATTAAAGTTAAATCCGTATATATTGCTAATCAAGGTGAAGGTTCCAATGAAAAGCTGTTGACATCAATCGCTGGAGGGAATCCACCAGATGCTGCTTATTTTGATCGATTTGAAGTAGCCTCATGGGCGGCCAAAGGTTCTTTGGAAGATTTATCTGAACTAGCGGCGGCAGATGGCATAAAAAAAGAGAATTATTATCCTTATACGTGGGATGAAGCAAGTTATGAAGGGAAGCTTTACGGGATACCAACGACAACAGATGCAAGATTAGTATTTTATAATAAGGATCATTTTAAAGAGGTCGGGTTAGATCCTGAAAACCCGCCGAAAACAATCAAAGAATTAGAAGATGCTGCAGCTAAACTAACCATTAAAGATGGGAAACGGTTTAAGCGAATTGGCTTTATTCCTTGGTATGCACAAGGATGGTTTTATGGTTGGGGCTGGACATATGGCGGAGACTTCTATGATAAAGAAACAAAAACGGTAACCGCTAATGATCCCAAAAACGTTGAGGCTTTGGAATGGATCACTGATTTTGCAAAAAAATATGATGTTGAAGATATTTCTGGGGTTACTGACTCTCAAGGGTCAGGAGCAATGGATCCCTTTTTAACAGGCCAAATCAGTATGAAAGTTAGCGGGAACTTCAATGTTGCGTCCATTGATATGTACAAGCCTGATTTAAATTATGGAGTGTTCCCTATTCCAACTCCTACAGGAACCGATCATACAACTTGGTCTGGCGGTTGGTCAGTGGTTATTCCTAAAGGGGCGAAGAAAAAAGAAGCTGCTTGGAAGTTTCTTAAGTTTTTTGGTGAAGAAGAGGGACAGAAACTTTTTAGTGAATCAAGCAGAGATTTCTCGGCTATTGAATCTGTAAATATTGATCTTGGGTATGCAGATGATCCTATTTTCAAGGAGTTCATTGATATACTTCCCAATTCAAAAAGCCGGCCAGTTATGACAGAAGGATCGCTTTATTGGAACGAATTACAAACGGCTGTAGAAAACTCGACGAGGGGGAAAGGTACTCCTAAGGAGAATCTTGATAAAGTGAACAAAACGGTAACAGATGCATTAGCGAAATAA